Part of the Cyprinus carpio isolate SPL01 chromosome A1, ASM1834038v1, whole genome shotgun sequence genome is shown below.
CACTCACAGGAGTCAAAAACATGGTTTGCACATATATAcactacactgaaaaataaacaggCACTCAAGAGCATATACAGACACTGAGAGGCACAGagataatatacatatattctcagaaacacacacaaagattcCACCTATAGGGGACACTCAGCACAAGACCAATTCTTCATTGAGCTGCAcaaatctctttaaaaataattggTTAAATACATCAGTTGTATAAAATGTTTGCTGACAGTGAACTAATATTCTGCCTCATCATTGCAATTGCAAGTAACCAGTCCATCATCAACAGCGCTGGAAAAAAgttgtcaatagtgtagtgatgtatgaagcacagctcacaaagaagtcactttcaaaccaagcagcttcctGTTAGTCAGCATGGTGAATTCACCTGACCCACATGACCTGTTGCAAAATATAGCAAATGaggcaaaattcacttttaagaaaaattactgtttttgtgtgtgtttatgctggaCATCCAGGCTCTTTTAACAACAGCCCATTCTGCATAGTCACAGGATTCTTGATGAGTTACTTAATATTGTACTTGTTAGAACATTTTTCACTTTGTGGTGTAATGTTCTGATGGTGTAGAGTTTGTGTGTCAGTGGGTGGTGTAAGCCAGACCACAGAAATTAATCTGTGTGTGGGTTTCGATATGTAGCACATATCACACAAAGCCAGATTATTGTTCCTTGTATCCTCATTTCACATTCCAGACTTTGCTGAAGAAGTCTTTGGAGATCTGAATGTCATGTCCTTTGTGTACTACTAGATACATGAGGATGGTGTCCAGGACTTTTGCAAAGTGACATTCCCTCTGTATATTTTTGGAAGTGTGTTGAGGCATGGTGTGGCCTCCCTGGGACAGAGGCTGCAGTATTGTGACCAACCCATAAATTATTCCTGTTCCTGCTGTGATGCACTGCAGCGTTACTGTTTAATCCAGTGGACAGGACTTATTTCAGTGGTTGGATAGACAATTCATCTGATATTTTCCTCTGATGCTCTgggatgtgtttgtgtgcctCCAGGTTACTTGACCTGCTGTGGTGAATTTAATAAGTTAACTTTGTTTTGCTGAGTTGGTTGGGCTTTTTTGCaccaaatatacattaaaattcaacagtttaagttaattaaaacttttattagcAACAATCATTAATTGGATTGCATTAATTCTTGAATGCATTAAttcttgggcaccaaatcagaaaattggaatgatttctgaagtatcatgtgacactaaagactggagtaacgatgctgaaaattcagctttgccattacaggaataaaatacattttcaaatatattagaatagaaaacagttactgtattttaagtttaaataatatttcacaatattgctcttttttctatattttgatcaaataaatgtagccttggtgagcataagactgctttctgaaaacaataagtaaataaataaaataaataaataatagtgtatTGGTCATTTTCTTCTGAAAAGTGATAAGTTTAAAGTTTGTATAATTTGTTTATCTTATAATTTATCATAGCAAGTCTGAGTGTATCAAGCCTGAACACATTGTGCAATATATACTATATGCTTACATGTTCACTTATTGTTGCATTAATTAAACTATTTGGAAATATCTAGGCCTTAACTGTTGTATGGTtgggaaatataaataatatgtttgtACATAGATTGTAGATAGTTTTTGTAATTGCATccaatcatcattaaaaaaacacacacacacaatttaagtTGTTTGTAATCTCTTTTCTGTTTGCAGGAGGCCCCCCTGATGTTGGTAAAATGCTGGGAGGAGAAGAAGATAAAGACCCTGAAGCAGAAAAAGAGAAGGAAGAGGAGAGACAGGAAGCTCTCAGACAGGAAGAGGATGAGAGGAAGGCCAAACATGCCAAGATGGAAGCAGAGCGGGAATCCATAAGACAGGGCATCAGAGATAAGGTTAGAGACACCAACAGCCTCTGCTTTCGTCTCATCTGCTCTTTGAAAAAAGGATCATTAGCCATCCTTATTGGCTCCCCAGTATACctgaaatcaatatttcaaatcaatattttttcatCTTGTTAAAGAGTCCattcaaaaatggaaattctgtcatcattcactcttGTCAATCCAAATTTGTAACTTACtctcttctgcagaacataaaggtacagattttgaagaatattgttaaccaaacagtttcagttcccattgaattaattcattttctgtaattggtaaaggtgctgtatgtaagtttttgactctactaaagcataaaaatatcataatatgtttgcagatatttaagaaacatgctaagttaacatacttgtttatctgaaaaacaatgatgcagtcagttattctcctttgaaaatgtgcgtccTGGGCCGGGAtgtctgtttgttttggtttgtgaaaccctcCCACTGTcggtttacccaattgtatttcggcaccctgggttgccagttggtggaaaacacagccaatgtcatttcattcatcgtcaagtgcgctcgttcctgttggtgtcgtcaatctggcaacctgcgtttgcgtcaagtctgaggaggaggggccgggtgaaaaaaaacccctctccaatagtttgaatttggactgcaatacctagttcaaccactcggtgtcaatgctacatacagcacctttaatgccaatgtaataaaaaacaaggAATTgcgttataaatatatatgttttataaaaatgtatatatatgtgtatatatatatatatatatatatatatatatatatatatatatatatatatccttttgcctgaattactgcagcaatgcggcgtggcatggagtcgatcagtctgtggcactgctcaggtgttatgagagcccaggttgctctgatagtggtcttcagctcttctgcattcttgggtctggcatatcgcattttcctcttcacaatacccaatagattttctatggggttaaggtcaggcgagtttgctggccaattaaggacagggataccatggtccttaaaccaggtactggtagctttggcactgtgtgcaggtgccaagtcctgttggaaaatgaaatctgcatctccataaatttggtcagcagcaggaagcatgaagtgctctaaaacttcacGGTATActgctgcattgaccttggacctcggaaaacacagtggaccaacaccagcagatgacatggcaccccaaaccatcacggactgtggaaactttactcttgacctcaagcaacatggattgtgtgcctctcctctcttcctccagactctgggaccctgatatccaaaggaaatggaaaatttactttcatcagagaacataactttggaccactcagcagcagtccagtcctttttgaagcgagacgcttctgacgcggtctgttgttcaagagtggcttgacacaaggaatgcgacagctgaaacccatgtcttgcatacgtctgtgcgtagtggttcttgaagcactgactccagctgcagtccactctttgtgaatctcccccacatttttgaatgggttttgtttcacaatcctctccagggtgcggttatccctattgcttgtacacttttttttctgccacattttttccttcccttcgcctctattttaatgtgcttggacacagagctctgtgaacagtcagcctcttttgcaatgaccttttgtgtcttgccctccttgtgcaaggtgtcaatggtcgtcttctggacaactgtcaagtcagcagtcttccccatgattgtgtagcctacagaactaaaCTGAGataccatttaaaggcctttgcaggtgttttgagttaattagctgattagagtgtggcaccaggtgtcttcagtattgaaccttttaacaatattctaattttctgagatactgaatttggaattttccttagttgtcagttttaatcatcaaaattaagagaaataaacatttgaaatatatcagtctgtgtgtaatgaatgaatataatatacaagtttcactttttgaatggaattagtgaaataaatcaactttttgatgatattctaatgatatgaccagcacctgtaaattGTTGATTTGTTAAGATGTTAATAAATGTGGAAACAAGTCATCACAGTCTGTGGAAAAAGGTCCATTATGTTCCATAGGAGACAAATACAGGTatggaacgacacaagggtgacaaaatttaaattttttggtgaaaaacTATTACTCcgagaaaataatgcacacaacTTTTTGGCTAAATAAGCATTTTACCATGGTAGCACAGTAATCATTCAGTATCATATCACACATGATTCAAATGTTAGGATACATTTGACGAAATACTCAAAAGTGCATAATTGAACTATGTAGACAAATATAAACTGTGCCTTCGTTTCTTTAACTTAATCGCTTTTTTATTTCCACTGTTAAATGTCTCTATGTTTGTGTAACAGTATGGCATCAAGAAGCGTGAGGTGGCCGAAGCGGAGGAACAGGCGGCGATGGAGCAGGCGAGCGAAGGCAGTCTGACCCGTCCAAAGAAAGCAGTACCTTCCGGCTGCGGAGA
Proteins encoded:
- the LOC109072040 gene encoding complexin-2-like; translated protein: MNFLMKAALGGGPPDVGKMLGGEEDKDPEAEKEKEEERQEALRQEEDERKAKHAKMEAERESIRQGIRDKYGIKKREVAEAEEQAAMEQASEGSLTRPKKAVPSGCGDDDEEENIMDRMMKYLPGPLQDMLKK